In Streptomyces longhuiensis, the following proteins share a genomic window:
- a CDS encoding winged helix-turn-helix domain-containing protein, whose product MSVAGGLSFALDRYDLDLIRPDLKNDIPNGAPQAVMVYRIHFTVQDLARTRVAEAPMPLHELELAARALQSRSQPAWLDAWRHRARAQLSAQARMALALMPAVGYSPGFISPTKVGAIEELLEQVRSTPRERVRKSLLETAHRHPSLPGWARRLADDASLFAELCTGLSHLHTCLLAPYWAQFTELLAVDRTLRAQQWLTGGVEQLLTQANPQWMQWNSPVLEVRMMSGADRDLYLDGEGFLLIPSMFCTRAIVTDGRPVAVSYPVSPDQRLRELTALASSPGQASPSGASTLLGRTRTTVLTTIAEHQGCSTKELAARAGIAPASASEHATILREAGLIRSLRHRNSMLHSLTPLGLVLLNGSAGG is encoded by the coding sequence ATGTCGGTGGCTGGTGGGCTCAGCTTCGCCCTTGATCGCTACGATCTCGACCTGATTCGGCCTGACCTGAAGAACGACATTCCGAATGGAGCGCCACAGGCTGTCATGGTCTACCGCATACATTTCACGGTTCAGGATCTGGCCCGGACACGTGTGGCCGAGGCGCCGATGCCGCTGCATGAGCTGGAACTTGCAGCGCGAGCCCTGCAGAGTCGCAGCCAGCCCGCCTGGCTCGATGCCTGGCGACATCGTGCTCGCGCACAGCTGTCTGCGCAAGCTCGTATGGCCCTGGCCCTCATGCCTGCTGTGGGATATTCGCCAGGCTTCATAAGCCCTACCAAAGTGGGAGCTATTGAAGAACTTTTGGAACAGGTGCGCAGCACGCCTCGCGAGCGCGTAAGGAAGAGTCTGCTGGAAACAGCACATCGTCATCCCTCGCTACCTGGGTGGGCCCGCCGTCTAGCGGACGATGCATCTTTGTTTGCTGAGCTCTGCACAGGGCTCAGCCATCTCCACACCTGCCTGCTCGCTCCGTACTGGGCCCAGTTCACCGAACTCCTGGCGGTCGATCGGACTCTGCGCGCGCAGCAATGGCTCACCGGCGGTGTCGAGCAGCTGCTGACCCAGGCCAACCCCCAATGGATGCAGTGGAACTCGCCAGTTCTGGAAGTCCGAATGATGAGCGGCGCCGACCGGGATCTTTACCTGGACGGGGAAGGGTTCCTGCTCATCCCGTCGATGTTCTGCACACGCGCCATCGTCACTGACGGCCGGCCGGTCGCCGTGAGCTATCCCGTTAGCCCGGATCAGCGCCTCCGTGAGCTCACCGCCCTTGCTTCTTCGCCTGGCCAGGCAAGCCCCTCCGGTGCGTCGACGCTTCTGGGCCGTACGCGCACTACGGTGCTCACCACCATCGCGGAGCACCAAGGCTGTTCCACCAAGGAATTGGCTGCTCGCGCAGGTATCGCACCAGCGAGCGCAAGCGAACACGCAACCATTCTTCGCGAAGCCGGACTGATCCGCTCTCTCCGCCACCGGAACTCCATGCTTCACAGCCTCACCCCTCTCGGCCTGGTACTCCTCAATGGCTCAGCGGGAGGCTGA
- a CDS encoding cytochrome P450: MQLTETLRRDPPVRTLRRIAVCDIRIDGRDIAEGDLVLLETAASDAGGVVEPLAFGGTAADLSRARAGAGPGILMQ; the protein is encoded by the coding sequence GTGCAGCTCACCGAGACGCTCCGCCGCGATCCGCCGGTACGCACTCTGCGTCGCATCGCGGTCTGCGACATCCGCATTGACGGACGGGACATCGCCGAAGGCGATCTGGTCCTGCTCGAGACCGCCGCAAGCGATGCCGGCGGCGTCGTCGAACCACTCGCTTTCGGGGGCACCGCCGCGGATCTGTCCAGGGCGAGAGCAGGCGCTGGCCCTGGCATCCTCATGCAGTGA
- a CDS encoding DUF6458 family protein produces the protein MGLGGCIMLLGAGAVLTFATDWHMDGVNLKLVGLIMMAVGLIGVVTYSSIARRRRMVVPSATPVVEEERHHHGGY, from the coding sequence ATGGGACTCGGCGGATGCATCATGCTGCTCGGCGCGGGGGCGGTACTCACCTTCGCGACCGACTGGCACATGGACGGGGTCAACCTCAAACTGGTCGGCCTGATCATGATGGCGGTGGGGCTCATCGGGGTCGTCACCTACAGCAGCATCGCCCGGCGACGGCGCATGGTGGTGCCGTCGGCCACCCCCGTGGTCGAGGAGGAACGCCACCACCACGGCGGCTACTAG